Part of the Kamptonema formosum PCC 6407 genome, TTTGGTGGATTAGCTGTAAAAGCCGGAGCTAAATCAGCCCTTGCCAGTCTTTGGTATGTATCTGATGAAGGTACAATGGGATTGATGATGGAATTTTATCAGGAACTCAGGCACAGCAAAATTAAAGCAGAAGCTTTAAGAGAGGCACAGCTAGCAATGATTTCTGGCAAAGTGCAACTTCGCAATGGACGGCTGATTACAACAGGAGAAGATTTTCCTCTCCCTCCAAATTTAGCCAGTTTAAGTAATAGAAATATGGCTCATCCCTTTTTCTGGAGTGGGTTCACAATGGTGGGAAGCCCTTGGTAATAAGTAGAAGGAAGAAGGAAGAAGGAAGAAGGAAGAAGGAAGAAAAATTTAGTTATAGCAACCGCCACAACGGTTAAGACACTCACTCAGAGCCCAAACTATTGACTCTCTTCCCTTCTTTCCCTTCTTTCCCTTCTTTCCCTTCTTTCCCTTCTTTCCCTTCTTTCCCTTCTTTCCCTAGCCCCTAGCCCCTAACCGCAGAAAGCGGTTGCTATAATATCGCGTATAGGATGATAATAATGCGGCTTGTCACTTCCCTTCACTCCCAAGCATTTTGTACTTCTAAACCTCTTCAAGAAATTTCTTTTAGCAAATACTCTTTTCCTTACTACAACCAAGTTCGTTATAGTCTTCAAAAATCTCTTCAAGATTATCCAGTATTACCATTGAGAAAAGCTACAATTTCTGATTATCTCAGAGTTCACACCCATGAATATCTCCGAAAACTTGCCCTGAAAGCTCTTGATAAACCTTTGGACAAAATTAGCTTATCCTTACCAGAATTAAGCATTGAGTGTCAAGGTTTAGAATACTGTTTACCAGGTTATTTGTATGGTTTAGGAGGAATGCTGGAAGCGATTGACCAAATGAAAAAAGGGCTCGTAGAACGTGCTTACTGTTTTAGTATGGTTGGACATCATGCTCACAGTAACTGGGGGCATGGCTATTGTCTCCTCAATCCTCTTGCTGCTGCGACTCGATATGCTCAGCTTCAAGGCTTTGAAAAGGTTCTGATTATTGATTGGGATATTCATCATGGTGACGGAACTCAGGAAATTTTTAGCAATGATGAGAGTGTCTATTGCATTAGTATTCATAGTGCAGTGGATCTCTATATGGCTAAAGCCTCAGATTTGAAAGCGGGAACTACAGATGCGGCTGTTGCGGTTGGACACTGTAACATTCCTGTTATGACTCAATCTTTTCCAGTTGAAGTTTTGCAAGAGGAGGGTATAACTGGGAAGTTCTATTCTGGAGATGAAAGTATTGATGCTTTTCAGCAAGCTTTAGAAAATGTGCCGTGGCGACCTAATCTAGTCGCTATTTTTTCGGGTTATGATTCGCATAAAGATGATTGTGGAGAACGTACAACAGGCTGGACAAATGATGACTTCTGTAAACTAACTGAAATTGCTTTGGATTTTGCCAAAAGATATGGGTGCCCAGTACTCTCTTCTCATGGAGGTGGCTATAACCTGCCAGTAACAGTTTCAGCAGCAACCGCTCATGTCAAGACTTTAGCAACATATATTTAAGATTCTGCTTAAAATCATTACTGTAATGGTTTGGGGGCGATTGTCGCCCCCTGAACCTTCTTTCCCTTCTTTCCCTAGTCCCTAGCCCCTAGCCCCTTCTTCCCTAGTCCCTAACTGATGCCGCACCTCAATCACAGTGTGCACATTCCCTCTCGGCAAGAAATCCCCCTTAACTGTCACCTCCAAAGGTTCACAAGCCGCCACAAAATCATCTAATATCTGATTGATAGACTCCTCGTGAGAAATGTAGCGATCGCGGTAACTGTTAATATACAACTTCAACGCCTTCAACTCCACCACCCGCTCATTGGGTACATAACTAACATAGATAGTCGCAAAATCTGGATAGCCAGAAAACGGACACTTGCAAGTAAACTCTGGCAAAGTAATATTAATATCGTAGCGCCGACCCACTCGCGGATTCGGGAACGTAATTAACTCCCCCTCCAAAATCTCGCGCTCGCCATATTTCATTTCCTGGGTGCTTGACTCCCTTGACAAATTCTGCTGTATTGGGGAAGTATTCATAGTCATTGACCGCCAATTTCTCAACTTTGATTAAACTCACTTAAACAAGACTTACCTAAAAACAACGCATATCTATCATGACGATCGCTATCGTTGTCATCACCACCCTTGGTTTTAGTCACTAATCATCGCTTCCATGCAAAATATCTTTACCAAATAACTTGACTACTTTACCTCAAATTTTTCTACTTGACAGCATTCAGAGGCTAAACTAAAAACATTCTCCCTCCATACCCATCTACACTATGCAAAATATTACCCTGTCCGGCCCTGCTGCTCCTAATACTTACTCTCCATCAGTCCCCATTTCTCTCTACCGCGAAGTCGCCGCCGAGTTGCAAGCAGCTCAAGCAATGCTGGAATCCCTCAAAACTCATAACCAGCAATTAGTACAGCAAAATCAACAACTTCGACGAGAAGTAGAAACAGTAGTTCACGCAGCTCTTCAGCTACAACAAGCCGTCAACTCCGCTCAAGCAGTCAGCCAGATAGGGATGCCTCAGATGCCTCCTGTCAGAGTCAATTTTAACCCAGAGCCTCCTCGTCCTAACCCTGCACCTATACACAACATTAGCAATTCAATTCCAGAGCCAGCCCCCGCTCTCTCCTCCCTAGAACTCCCTTTCCCCTTCCCAGAATCAGAATCAACACCCCCACTCATTTCTGAAAAGTTATACACAGAAGTACCCGAACGCCCCTATCGCCTTCGCAGCCAGCCCAAAAAAGGCTCTGATATCAGTGGCGTATGGTTAGCAGCCGCCATTTTTCTGATTGTTATCGCTGCTTTCGGTGCTGGTTATTGGGTTGTGCGTCCCCTGTTAATGAAGCGATAGACAAACCCAAAAACAAAAACCTAAAAACAAAAAACAAGAATCCCACAGCTAGAGCTGTGGGATTTTCAAACGAAACCTAGCATAAAATTTTTAGACTTACGCTACCTGGCTCTTCATCCTCTGGCGGCACTCGTCTCTACGAGACAAGGCGCATACTGCTCTGAAGAAGCAGAATCTAGGATGCCCACCCCTGGATCGAAACCGCGCTTAAACTCGCTGAGCCTTACCTCTTTAGCTTCCAGAGCCGTTTGTAAAACCTTCATGGCACGTTGAGGATTGCCACGCCCACAGAAGAATAAATCTGCGGCAAAATAACCGTACTCAGGCCAAGTATGGATGGCGATGTGGGACTCTGCTAATGTCACCGTAGCAGTCACTCCGTGAGGACTAAACTGGTGTACGCACATATCAATTAGCGTTGCTTCTCCGGCTACAATCGCATCGAGTAAAGCGCGGCGGATACGTTCAGGATCGTTGAGAAGGTCTCCAGGAGACTGCCAAGCGTCAACGACCAGATGGGTTCCCAATTGTTTCATTCTGCGGGTTTCACCTCCACCCTATAAAGTCTCAAACCTTTTAATACTATCAAAGTATCAAAAGATTGTCAATAGCTTTTGGAAAATTGGTAATGGGTAATGGGTAATTGGTAATTGGTAATTGGGGAGAAGGGGTGGATTTACCTCCCCATC contains:
- a CDS encoding histone deacetylase family protein, which codes for MRLVTSLHSQAFCTSKPLQEISFSKYSFPYYNQVRYSLQKSLQDYPVLPLRKATISDYLRVHTHEYLRKLALKALDKPLDKISLSLPELSIECQGLEYCLPGYLYGLGGMLEAIDQMKKGLVERAYCFSMVGHHAHSNWGHGYCLLNPLAAATRYAQLQGFEKVLIIDWDIHHGDGTQEIFSNDESVYCISIHSAVDLYMAKASDLKAGTTDAAVAVGHCNIPVMTQSFPVEVLQEEGITGKFYSGDESIDAFQQALENVPWRPNLVAIFSGYDSHKDDCGERTTGWTNDDFCKLTEIALDFAKRYGCPVLSSHGGGYNLPVTVSAATAHVKTLATYI
- the queF gene encoding preQ(1) synthase, with protein sequence MNTSPIQQNLSRESSTQEMKYGEREILEGELITFPNPRVGRRYDINITLPEFTCKCPFSGYPDFATIYVSYVPNERVVELKALKLYINSYRDRYISHEESINQILDDFVAACEPLEVTVKGDFLPRGNVHTVIEVRHQLGTREEGARG
- the speD gene encoding adenosylmethionine decarboxylase, with the translated sequence MKQLGTHLVVDAWQSPGDLLNDPERIRRALLDAIVAGEATLIDMCVHQFSPHGVTATVTLAESHIAIHTWPEYGYFAADLFFCGRGNPQRAMKVLQTALEAKEVRLSEFKRGFDPGVGILDSASSEQYAPCLVETSAARG